Proteins encoded within one genomic window of Dyadobacter chenhuakuii:
- a CDS encoding MotA/TolQ/ExbB proton channel family protein → MNSKRLYHLSVSLIVAVSIWFALILLSSLSLSHGINRFLQAFGGSFGGFVHAIIYTAFIFGVLEIVSYRKFIRKQNEGFGLNVLPVEDQLVLSPDEVARIKMSVLDLEKHGFSFMLTDFIKRACTQYRNNQSISETLQVLNVQIDNSKTELEGRLEIARFLINAIASLGFIGTILHLAGSIGLFHLAKTEGGMPLVTQSLNIAFDTTFIALFLGLILSYFYHRYLEEIDTFYSRMKAHIIDNLISRIYKQQS, encoded by the coding sequence ATGAACAGTAAAAGATTATATCACTTGTCTGTCAGTCTGATAGTCGCCGTTTCTATCTGGTTTGCATTGATCTTGCTGTCTTCCCTGTCACTGAGTCACGGGATCAACCGTTTCCTTCAGGCATTCGGCGGGTCTTTCGGCGGCTTCGTTCATGCGATCATTTACACGGCTTTTATTTTCGGCGTTCTTGAAATTGTCAGTTATCGCAAGTTTATCCGAAAACAAAACGAAGGTTTCGGCCTGAATGTGCTGCCTGTGGAGGATCAGCTTGTGCTTTCGCCGGATGAAGTGGCCAGGATAAAAATGAGCGTCCTGGATCTGGAAAAACACGGTTTCAGCTTTATGTTAACCGATTTTATCAAAAGGGCATGCACGCAATACCGGAACAATCAATCCATTTCGGAAACGCTTCAAGTGCTCAATGTGCAGATCGACAACAGTAAAACCGAGCTGGAAGGCAGGCTGGAAATCGCCCGTTTCCTCATCAACGCGATTGCTTCCCTGGGCTTTATCGGCACCATTTTGCATTTGGCCGGTTCCATCGGACTTTTCCATCTGGCCAAAACGGAAGGAGGGATGCCACTCGTAACCCAAAGTCTGAACATTGCCTTCGACACCACATTCATCGCGCTCTTTCTGGGTTTGATCCTGAGCTACTTCTACCACCGTTACCTGGAAGAGATCGATACTTTTTATTCCAGAATGAAGGCACATATCATTGATAACCTGATCAGTAGAATTTATAAGCAACAATCATGA
- a CDS encoding outer membrane beta-barrel protein: MKKQLILTAVFFAFFQIAARAQNDMSIFIGGGGGGNLSTYSYTADYADTYTSSSAKPGLNGGFVFGMEFGKMAIVSGVNFIQKGTKAETDNYRIENDYVGFVKARENTSFISIPLLFRYRILGEKIGLVASAGPSFNVAVSGNSRLELEVAGVGSRSQSGDINFGSGINDTYKRFQPGFMLGPGMLMPVGEKGKLAVNMLFDLGFDAVNKRNATARGINGKVMNVSAILNVTYTHHFVFGDKY; encoded by the coding sequence ATGAAAAAACAACTCATTCTAACAGCCGTATTCTTTGCATTTTTCCAAATTGCTGCACGCGCACAGAACGATATGTCAATCTTCATTGGTGGCGGCGGTGGCGGAAACCTGTCCACATATTCCTACACAGCCGACTACGCGGACACCTATACTTCTTCCAGCGCCAAACCGGGACTAAACGGCGGCTTCGTGTTCGGGATGGAGTTCGGGAAAATGGCAATCGTTTCCGGCGTAAACTTTATACAGAAGGGAACCAAGGCCGAGACCGATAATTACCGGATCGAAAACGATTATGTGGGTTTTGTAAAAGCAAGGGAAAACACGTCATTCATTAGCATTCCGCTGCTTTTTCGTTACCGCATCCTGGGTGAAAAAATCGGATTGGTCGCATCTGCCGGGCCATCGTTCAATGTCGCAGTCAGCGGCAATTCGCGGCTTGAACTCGAAGTGGCGGGCGTAGGCTCACGGAGTCAGTCGGGTGATATCAACTTTGGCAGCGGCATTAATGATACTTACAAGCGCTTCCAGCCAGGATTTATGCTTGGCCCCGGCATGCTGATGCCGGTCGGCGAAAAAGGAAAGCTGGCAGTGAACATGTTGTTTGATCTTGGTTTTGATGCAGTGAATAAGCGCAATGCAACAGCGCGCGGCATCAACGGAAAGGTTATGAATGTTTCCGCGATCCTGAACGTCACCTATACACACCACTTTGTTTTTGGCGATAAATACTGA
- a CDS encoding response regulator, which produces MKKRILIIDDDNDILELLKIVFRDSGHELIFSQTALDTNHISILHPDLILLDVRINGVAKKGAELCMELKADPKNKKLPVVLCSGEYNLPEIARECHADMYLTKPYDLMGLLFQVNRYLS; this is translated from the coding sequence ATGAAAAAGAGAATACTTATCATTGATGACGATAATGACATTTTGGAGCTTCTGAAAATCGTTTTCCGTGATTCAGGCCACGAGTTAATTTTTTCCCAGACAGCGCTTGACACAAACCATATCAGTATACTACATCCAGACCTCATTTTGCTGGACGTTAGAATAAATGGGGTTGCTAAAAAAGGGGCGGAACTATGTATGGAGTTGAAAGCCGACCCGAAAAATAAAAAACTCCCCGTCGTTTTATGCTCAGGCGAGTACAATTTACCTGAAATTGCTCGTGAGTGCCATGCTGACATGTACCTGACAAAGCCATACGATTTGATGGGCCTGCTATTTCAAGTAAATCGATATCTTTCATAG
- a CDS encoding DUF892 family protein, with protein MQEHDGINVTKVDLEEFFLHHLNKIYTAKTLLVSELPELMTNAHFSDLREAIDHTIGEVKQQIARMDKIYEALPIVHAKIHSKGLKGLIEDSFSEIKAHSTNPELRDMSILFYLHCIESIETASFQILEMASVKIKNDQVKELIKQNYQDAKADKTLYLLISAKYISTVNK; from the coding sequence ATGCAGGAGCACGACGGGATTAATGTTACAAAGGTTGATCTTGAAGAATTTTTCCTTCATCACCTGAACAAAATTTACACCGCCAAAACATTGCTCGTTTCGGAACTACCTGAGCTGATGACCAATGCTCACTTCTCAGATTTGCGAGAAGCCATTGATCATACCATTGGAGAGGTAAAGCAGCAGATAGCAAGAATGGATAAGATCTATGAAGCTTTGCCTATTGTACATGCGAAGATCCATTCGAAAGGGCTAAAAGGACTAATTGAGGATTCGTTCAGTGAAATTAAAGCGCATAGCACTAATCCGGAATTACGTGATATGTCGATCCTATTTTATCTTCATTGTATTGAAAGTATCGAAACGGCTTCATTTCAAATACTTGAAATGGCCTCTGTTAAAATCAAGAACGACCAGGTAAAAGAATTAATAAAGCAGAATTACCAAGACGCGAAAGCTGATAAAACCTTGTACCTGCTGATTAGTGCCAAATATATTTCTACGGTTAATAAATAG
- a CDS encoding mandelate racemase/muconate lactonizing enzyme family protein yields MASPTSRRQFFKNAAISTALASVPLAGFGEVYENAIDKTPKNSAPSDLKITDIKCGYIRNGHSLFVKIYTNQDIVGHGEGVDATPGTYHLVKMFAQRIKGKSPLNVHRLFEDIRRSGFFEGAQSGMYIAVLTAVETALWDLAGKALGLPVYQLLGGKFRDDIRVYMDTALYQNRLPKPEDFAAAAKEAVGMGFTAVKFDLDQANDPNKYDRYNWTASPAEVQRMYDQMAATRAAVGPKIDICADMHGRYDAPTGEKVAKVLEPLNLMWLEEPIPAENAEAYKRIADSTSTPICAGENHYLALGFRPLLELGAVDIIMPDLQKAGGLGEAQRIANLANLYYVPFAPHMVASYLGAMASTHVCVSVPNFMIMEWQIYFHKDPMFKEIVTFEGEMVTKGFIKVSEKPGIGVEINEEGMRKYATPGVPFFE; encoded by the coding sequence ATGGCAAGTCCTACTTCAAGACGACAGTTTTTCAAAAATGCCGCAATTTCAACTGCCTTGGCAAGTGTACCCCTTGCCGGGTTTGGCGAAGTGTATGAAAATGCGATTGATAAAACACCAAAAAATTCGGCTCCTTCGGATTTAAAAATCACTGACATTAAATGTGGATACATTCGAAATGGCCATAGTCTGTTTGTTAAAATATACACCAATCAGGATATAGTGGGACATGGCGAAGGCGTGGATGCAACACCCGGGACATACCATCTGGTAAAGATGTTCGCTCAGCGGATCAAAGGCAAAAGTCCGCTGAATGTCCATCGGCTTTTTGAAGATATCAGGAGAAGTGGTTTTTTCGAAGGTGCTCAGTCGGGCATGTATATTGCCGTTCTCACGGCAGTGGAAACCGCACTTTGGGATTTGGCCGGGAAGGCTCTGGGACTGCCAGTATATCAGCTTTTGGGCGGTAAATTTAGAGACGATATCCGAGTTTATATGGATACCGCTTTGTATCAAAACCGGCTGCCCAAGCCCGAGGATTTTGCCGCAGCAGCAAAAGAAGCTGTTGGTATGGGCTTCACTGCGGTGAAGTTCGATCTGGACCAGGCAAATGACCCGAATAAATATGATAGGTATAACTGGACGGCCAGCCCGGCTGAAGTGCAGCGAATGTATGATCAGATGGCCGCCACCCGAGCAGCCGTGGGTCCGAAAATTGACATTTGTGCCGACATGCATGGCCGATACGACGCTCCTACAGGTGAAAAAGTTGCAAAAGTCCTTGAACCTCTCAATTTGATGTGGCTGGAAGAGCCAATACCCGCAGAAAATGCGGAAGCGTACAAAAGAATAGCGGATTCGACCAGTACTCCCATTTGTGCAGGTGAAAATCATTATTTAGCCTTGGGTTTCAGACCATTATTGGAGCTTGGCGCTGTGGATATTATTATGCCAGATCTTCAAAAGGCAGGCGGACTGGGCGAGGCGCAACGGATAGCCAACCTGGCCAATTTGTATTACGTCCCATTTGCACCACATATGGTGGCGTCATATCTGGGTGCAATGGCGTCAACTCACGTTTGCGTTTCAGTCCCTAATTTCATGATCATGGAGTGGCAAATTTACTTCCATAAGGATCCAATGTTTAAAGAGATTGTTACGTTCGAAGGAGAAATGGTGACCAAAGGATTTATCAAAGTTTCTGAAAAACCCGGGATTGGTGTTGAAATAAATGAAGAAGGTATGCGTAAATACGCAACCCCCGGCGTTCCTTTCTTTGAATGA
- a CDS encoding response regulator: protein MRRILIVEDDGDMLELLRIVFRDSGYDVTFSNRALEIDDIMVLRPNLILLDVTLESSPKSGAAICRELKSDPATHEIPIILISGEPNLAKIAKLCNANAYFAKPLDMLGLQVIVNKFLN from the coding sequence ATGAGGAGAATTCTGATAGTGGAGGATGATGGTGACATGTTAGAACTGTTAAGAATTGTTTTCCGTGACTCCGGTTATGATGTAACTTTTTCAAACAGAGCACTCGAAATTGATGACATTATGGTACTTCGGCCGAATTTGATTTTACTTGACGTGACACTAGAAAGTTCGCCAAAGTCAGGCGCAGCCATTTGCAGAGAACTGAAAAGTGATCCAGCTACGCATGAAATTCCCATAATTTTAATCTCTGGTGAACCGAATCTTGCTAAAATAGCTAAACTATGCAATGCAAATGCTTATTTTGCCAAACCTCTAGATATGCTAGGGTTACAAGTAATAGTAAACAAATTTCTCAATTGA
- a CDS encoding OmpA family protein produces MKKIFLVVPFFLVCIACPAQLLNRIKNKVEQKVVDQVDQSIDKAVQKKKDKDGTAAEMTPETNEQQANTPNVPTQSDPHQPVVAALTNTGDITSYSKFDFIAGNKIIVHEDFSKDEIGDFPTNWNTRSGAEIVNIEGKTGKWLRIDQDGVFYPEYLTSDLPENFTLQLDLIGNKNVSNIGEFMISFMQTSDIDQKFDLGKSKSIGGPHFKVAFQPTSSDKGQLTYSSNLIGSQFKYGVPEFNIEKNAVKVSIWRQKQRVRVYLDSTKVLDLPRALDAAAALNTLAFTAISPDFNQKGGAFFLGNIQLAVGAADTRNKLISEGKFTTRGILFDVNSANILPQSYGSLKDIAQVLHENASMRVQIVGHTDSDGNDDANLDLSKRRAAAIKESLITVFKVDASRVETDGKGESQPADSNDTILGKANNRRVEFVRL; encoded by the coding sequence ATGAAAAAAATCTTTCTGGTAGTCCCTTTTTTTCTGGTTTGCATTGCTTGTCCGGCGCAGCTTTTGAACCGGATCAAAAATAAGGTCGAACAAAAGGTCGTTGATCAGGTCGATCAATCTATTGATAAAGCAGTACAAAAAAAGAAAGACAAAGACGGCACCGCTGCTGAAATGACTCCAGAAACCAATGAGCAACAGGCAAATACCCCCAATGTGCCTACACAATCTGATCCTCATCAACCAGTAGTAGCCGCTCTAACGAACACAGGCGACATTACCTCATATTCAAAATTTGATTTTATCGCTGGAAACAAGATCATTGTTCATGAGGACTTTTCAAAGGATGAGATCGGGGATTTTCCTACTAACTGGAACACGCGGTCGGGCGCTGAAATTGTTAACATCGAAGGCAAAACGGGAAAGTGGCTGCGAATTGACCAGGATGGCGTTTTCTATCCCGAGTACTTAACGAGTGACCTTCCTGAAAACTTCACGCTGCAGCTTGACCTGATAGGCAATAAAAATGTTTCCAATATTGGTGAATTCATGATCAGCTTCATGCAGACCAGCGACATAGACCAGAAGTTTGATTTGGGCAAGTCAAAAAGCATTGGCGGGCCTCACTTCAAAGTCGCATTTCAGCCAACTTCTTCTGATAAAGGTCAGCTGACTTATTCCTCAAATTTGATCGGTAGCCAGTTTAAATACGGTGTACCGGAATTCAATATTGAGAAAAATGCGGTTAAAGTCTCTATCTGGAGGCAGAAGCAACGGGTGCGTGTCTATTTGGACAGCACAAAGGTGTTGGATCTTCCAAGAGCGCTGGATGCGGCGGCAGCTTTGAATACATTGGCCTTCACAGCTATCTCGCCCGATTTTAACCAGAAAGGCGGCGCCTTTTTCCTGGGGAACATTCAACTCGCCGTTGGCGCTGCTGATACCCGTAATAAGTTAATTAGTGAAGGCAAATTCACTACGCGCGGGATCCTTTTCGATGTAAATAGTGCAAATATTTTGCCACAATCCTATGGAAGCCTCAAAGACATTGCGCAGGTTTTACACGAAAATGCTTCTATGCGCGTTCAAATCGTTGGGCATACAGATTCCGATGGAAATGATGATGCAAATCTCGACTTGTCGAAGCGCCGTGCCGCTGCTATTAAAGAATCTCTTATTACAGTTTTCAAAGTGGACGCCTCACGCGTTGAAACAGATGGCAAAGGAGAATCGCAGCCAGCAGATTCGAATGATACAATCTTAGGAAAGGCAAATAATCGCCGCGTCGAATTTGTCAGACTTTAG
- a CDS encoding S41 family peptidase, protein MKTFQKIGFKLAFLTLFCIAGCREKDVNTLGDLLGDKNAVNEWVYATMQDGYFWYKEMPAKSKLDARAEPDAYFENLIFNRKTHDRFSMITPDFEATQQQFNGVTKAFGIHYMLGFIDSGKSNIAAFLSHVSNGSPAQRAGLKRGDIIIKVNGTQLTDANYADLLGAESIRVTMGKVNGEVIESVGQEVTLTRGQITESPIAFSKIITKQNRKIGYLVYNQFVPGTDADKVKYDNELRNIFADFNKAGIQELVLDLRLNGGGYLSSAVTLGSLIVSNYSASKVFYKEQWNEKYIKYWQEKNGPDALTYKFAKEPSNIGNRLNRIFVLTSNGTASASELIINGLKPHMSVITIGDNTAGKNLFGSLIGDEKKRWKYGLYVMLGQTVNANGDSDYGTVEGIKPTHAVDDSNVPFLPFGDENETLLHAALTQMGITTRNPARMAGRLQVQRTVRQTLRDTPAAWNGLMVRDTGEAMPLPID, encoded by the coding sequence ATGAAAACATTTCAAAAAATCGGCTTTAAACTGGCTTTCCTAACATTGTTTTGCATTGCCGGTTGCCGCGAAAAGGATGTTAACACCCTTGGCGATTTGCTGGGTGACAAAAATGCGGTCAATGAATGGGTGTATGCAACGATGCAGGACGGCTATTTCTGGTATAAAGAAATGCCTGCCAAAAGCAAACTGGATGCCCGCGCCGAGCCGGATGCCTACTTTGAAAATTTGATTTTTAACCGCAAAACGCATGACCGTTTCTCCATGATCACGCCGGATTTTGAAGCCACGCAGCAGCAGTTTAACGGGGTTACCAAAGCTTTCGGGATCCATTATATGCTTGGTTTTATTGATAGCGGAAAATCCAACATTGCCGCATTTCTCTCGCACGTAAGCAACGGAAGTCCTGCCCAGAGAGCGGGTTTAAAACGAGGTGACATCATTATCAAAGTGAACGGAACCCAGCTGACCGATGCCAACTATGCTGATCTGCTCGGTGCAGAATCCATCCGGGTGACTATGGGCAAAGTGAATGGTGAAGTGATCGAAAGTGTTGGCCAGGAAGTGACGTTGACCAGGGGACAGATTACGGAAAGCCCGATTGCTTTTTCAAAAATCATTACCAAACAAAACCGGAAGATCGGTTATCTGGTTTATAATCAATTCGTTCCCGGCACGGATGCGGATAAAGTTAAATATGACAACGAGTTACGGAATATTTTTGCGGATTTTAATAAGGCGGGCATACAGGAACTGGTGCTGGATCTGCGGCTGAATGGCGGCGGATATCTGAGCTCTGCGGTGACATTGGGCTCGCTGATCGTCAGTAATTACAGTGCTTCCAAGGTCTTTTATAAAGAGCAGTGGAACGAAAAATACATTAAATACTGGCAGGAAAAGAACGGTCCGGATGCACTAACCTATAAATTTGCCAAGGAACCCAGCAACATTGGTAACAGGCTCAACCGGATATTCGTGCTCACTTCCAATGGGACGGCATCGGCCAGCGAGCTGATTATCAATGGACTCAAACCGCATATGTCGGTGATCACCATTGGCGATAACACAGCGGGAAAGAACCTTTTCGGGTCGTTGATCGGGGATGAGAAAAAGCGGTGGAAATATGGACTTTATGTGATGCTGGGACAAACAGTGAATGCAAATGGCGACTCTGATTACGGCACTGTCGAGGGCATAAAGCCAACACACGCTGTTGACGATTCCAATGTGCCTTTTCTGCCCTTTGGGGATGAGAACGAAACATTGCTGCACGCAGCATTGACCCAAATGGGCATTACAACCCGGAATCCTGCACGCATGGCTGGAAGATTGCAGGTGCAGCGAACAGTTCGCCAAACACTCAGGGATACACCAGCAGCATGGAACGGGCTGATGGTCCGCGACACGGGCGAAGCAATGCCGCTTCCCATTGACTAA
- a CDS encoding phytoene/squalene synthase family protein, with protein MKALYDQLSVCCSKKTTQLYSTSFSLGIHFLQPKFHAPIYSIYGFVRLADEIVDSFHGYNKHGLMAKIREDTAEAIAAGISINPILNSFQHVVNQYGIEWSLIDTFLKSMEMDLGQKQHSPDSFKEYVLGSAEVVGLMCLRVFTEGDAAQYEDLRYYAMKLGAAFQKVNFLRDLKADYQDLGRSYFPGINFTLFTSTDKDIIQQQIRQDFEQALIGIKRLPASSRRGVYLAYCYYQKLFLRISQTPAEKVMDARIRIPNHNKIGLMLRSLLRHQLNML; from the coding sequence ATGAAGGCTTTATATGATCAATTGTCGGTCTGTTGCAGCAAAAAAACCACGCAGCTGTACAGCACTTCTTTCTCGCTAGGGATCCACTTTTTACAACCTAAATTTCACGCCCCAATTTACAGCATCTACGGGTTTGTCCGCCTAGCCGACGAGATTGTCGATAGCTTTCACGGCTATAACAAGCACGGTTTAATGGCCAAAATCAGGGAGGATACCGCCGAAGCGATTGCTGCCGGCATCAGTATCAATCCAATTTTAAACAGCTTTCAACACGTTGTAAACCAGTATGGCATTGAGTGGTCATTGATTGATACATTTCTAAAAAGTATGGAAATGGACCTTGGTCAGAAGCAGCATAGTCCAGATAGTTTCAAGGAATATGTACTCGGCTCAGCCGAAGTGGTTGGCTTAATGTGCCTGCGTGTATTCACCGAAGGCGACGCAGCGCAATATGAAGACCTAAGGTATTATGCTATGAAACTGGGCGCCGCATTTCAGAAAGTCAATTTTTTGCGTGATTTAAAAGCTGATTACCAAGACCTGGGTCGTAGTTATTTCCCAGGCATCAATTTTACACTTTTTACAAGTACGGACAAAGATATTATCCAACAACAGATCCGACAGGATTTTGAGCAGGCATTGATTGGTATAAAACGACTGCCTGCATCGTCCAGGCGTGGTGTATATTTGGCATATTGTTACTATCAAAAACTTTTCCTTCGAATCAGTCAGACGCCGGCCGAAAAAGTAATGGATGCCAGGATCAGGATCCCTAACCACAATAAGATCGGGCTTATGCTGCGCTCATTGTTAAGACATCAATTGAACATGCTATGA
- a CDS encoding ATP-binding protein, whose protein sequence is MKNKIFIISSFIYSLLAVPALPLCAQSPVTGVSYVDSLQNILKGKQSDSLRIATLLLLSDYYSDKDTSLAVQYVRKAAGYVKQNSFQAALVQFYTAGVYFDTDFKRSEAGYLRAEQLLRRFAGKAALVYRARAWNNYGALRQRQDDELQYARILLDHVIPLSQQAGDSARMARNYHNLGMIFSNQLDYTKAKSYLSSAISILEKIAPNSLEMADAYMFASKNYIYLKDYPPIRPMLDSAYDILSEDPNSVYLIDFYLVEGMYYSRLRQYAKAMESFDKGILLCDKLGKAYDRRGIMLQIYFTYKAQENYPKALQTMKAIMRSKPPITRYQDRMLYYYELAQTSEKVGDMTGAYQWLRRYTELADSSYQERTKAEIADLEAKYKSVEKEKKINDLQAKNERATLTIKNNRLLSWLLAVVCLFLLVVTVLVLLFYRNNKRLWAQQQQLHELELQKIKQDHRISMLSAMLDGQERERTRLARDLHDGLGGLLSSIKIELSQLSDKQHVPMKVGIHKTLSHLDEAVNELRRIARSLMPEILMKYGLAEATKEFCKNLKETGANLVCQVFNYKDSMPREKQIVIYRIIQELVNNALKHAQASQILVIIQQSGDTLFVTVEDDGKSFDINKTNTKAGSGLSNIKARADFLNARFEIQSAPQKGTTVTVECDML, encoded by the coding sequence TTGAAAAATAAGATCTTCATAATCAGCAGCTTCATTTATTCGCTTTTAGCCGTGCCAGCTTTGCCGCTTTGTGCGCAGAGCCCGGTTACCGGCGTTAGTTATGTCGATAGTTTGCAAAATATCCTGAAAGGCAAGCAGAGTGATTCATTGCGCATTGCAACATTGTTATTGCTCTCAGATTATTACAGCGACAAGGATACATCACTGGCGGTGCAATATGTAAGAAAGGCGGCTGGTTATGTGAAACAAAACTCGTTTCAGGCGGCGCTTGTGCAATTTTACACGGCTGGCGTTTATTTTGATACGGATTTTAAGAGGAGCGAGGCAGGTTACCTGCGTGCAGAACAACTGCTGAGGCGGTTTGCCGGAAAGGCGGCGCTTGTTTACCGGGCCAGGGCCTGGAACAATTACGGCGCTTTGCGGCAACGCCAGGACGACGAGCTGCAATATGCCCGCATCCTGCTCGACCATGTGATCCCGCTTTCCCAGCAGGCAGGCGACAGCGCCCGGATGGCCCGGAATTACCATAATCTCGGTATGATCTTCTCCAATCAGCTCGATTATACAAAGGCCAAAAGTTATCTCAGCTCGGCCATTTCCATTCTGGAAAAAATAGCGCCTAATTCTCTTGAAATGGCTGATGCTTATATGTTTGCCTCTAAAAATTACATTTACCTTAAAGACTACCCACCCATCCGGCCTATGCTGGACAGCGCCTACGACATACTTTCAGAAGATCCGAACTCGGTTTACCTTATCGATTTTTACCTGGTGGAGGGCATGTATTATTCCCGGTTGCGCCAGTATGCCAAAGCCATGGAAAGTTTTGATAAGGGGATCTTACTTTGCGACAAGTTGGGAAAAGCTTATGACCGTCGCGGCATTATGCTTCAAATCTACTTTACCTACAAAGCGCAGGAAAACTATCCCAAAGCATTGCAGACAATGAAGGCCATCATGCGCAGCAAACCGCCGATAACGCGCTACCAAGACCGGATGCTGTATTATTACGAGCTTGCCCAGACCAGCGAGAAAGTGGGAGATATGACTGGTGCTTATCAGTGGCTTCGCAGATATACCGAACTCGCCGACAGCTCATATCAGGAACGCACGAAAGCCGAAATCGCCGATCTGGAAGCCAAATATAAGTCGGTTGAGAAAGAAAAAAAGATCAATGACTTACAGGCTAAAAATGAACGGGCCACATTAACGATTAAGAATAACAGGCTCCTAAGCTGGCTCCTGGCTGTGGTTTGTTTGTTTTTGCTCGTGGTCACGGTGCTCGTTTTGTTATTTTACCGAAATAATAAAAGGCTTTGGGCGCAGCAGCAGCAATTGCACGAGCTCGAATTGCAAAAGATAAAACAGGATCACCGCATCTCCATGCTTTCTGCCATGCTCGATGGGCAGGAGCGGGAACGTACGCGTCTGGCGCGTGACTTGCATGACGGCCTGGGTGGCCTGCTGAGCAGCATTAAAATTGAGCTTTCGCAACTGTCTGACAAACAGCATGTACCAATGAAAGTGGGAATACACAAAACGCTTTCCCATCTGGATGAAGCCGTGAATGAGCTGCGCAGGATTGCACGCAGCCTGATGCCCGAGATCCTGATGAAATATGGGCTTGCGGAAGCTACAAAGGAATTTTGTAAGAACCTGAAAGAAACCGGTGCTAATCTGGTTTGCCAGGTTTTTAATTACAAAGATTCCATGCCGAGGGAAAAACAGATTGTAATTTACCGGATTATTCAGGAACTGGTCAACAATGCATTGAAGCATGCTCAGGCGTCACAGATCCTGGTGATCATTCAACAAAGTGGCGATACATTATTTGTAACCGTGGAGGACGATGGCAAGAGTTTTGACATCAATAAAACTAACACCAAAGCAGGGTCGGGGCTTTCCAACATCAAAGCACGCGCCGATTTTTTGAATGCGCGGTTTGAAATCCAGTCTGCACCGCAAAAAGGAACAACTGTAACGGTAGAATGTGACATGCTATGA
- a CDS encoding response regulator — protein sequence MKVFIIDDHPIVLDGLRNLLESREEMEVSGMYQTGSAVLDALETTVPDAMLMDINLPDINGVTLCQKIKQKFPAAKIIALSVHNERTVIMGMLQSGASGYVLKNAIGKDIITALHAAMDGQIYLCQGTQAVLNSSPPSDQKEIPRLTRREKEILQLIGTGHTTQQIAAALFISTHTVESHRKNLIEKFGAPNTATVIKIATDLGLT from the coding sequence ATGAAAGTATTTATCATTGACGATCATCCGATTGTGCTCGACGGCCTTCGAAACCTGCTCGAAAGCAGGGAAGAAATGGAGGTCTCAGGCATGTATCAAACCGGCTCAGCTGTGCTGGATGCGCTCGAAACCACTGTCCCGGATGCCATGCTGATGGACATTAATCTGCCCGATATCAATGGTGTTACATTATGCCAGAAAATCAAGCAGAAATTTCCGGCTGCAAAGATCATTGCATTAAGCGTTCATAATGAGCGGACAGTCATCATGGGCATGCTGCAAAGCGGGGCGAGCGGCTATGTGCTCAAAAATGCGATAGGCAAAGACATTATCACTGCACTACACGCCGCCATGGACGGACAGATTTATCTGTGCCAGGGCACGCAGGCTGTTCTCAACAGCAGCCCGCCCAGCGATCAGAAGGAAATTCCCCGGCTTACCAGACGGGAAAAAGAAATCCTGCAACTGATCGGGACAGGGCATACTACGCAGCAGATTGCAGCAGCACTTTTTATTAGCACCCATACAGTTGAAAGCCACCGGAAAAACTTGATCGAAAAATTTGGCGCCCCCAACACGGCCACCGTCATTAAGATCGCCACAGACCTGGGTCTGACCTGA